From Burkholderiales bacterium:
TCACGGTGATCGCGCGCGGCGTGCACCTCGCCGCCATCCGCGAAAACGGCCTCACGCTGCTCGACCACGACGGCAGCCAGATCGGCTGCGAGCGCGTCAAAGCGACCTCGCGCATCGCCGAGGCGGGCGTGCAGGATCTGGTGCTGCTCACGGTCAAGGCGCACCAGGTCGCGCCGATCGCCGACGACCTCGCGTCGCTCTTCCATGACGAGACGGTCGTCATCCCGATGCAGAACGGCATCCCGTTCTGGTATTTCCAGCGCCACGGCGGCGAGCTCGAAGGCACGACGGTCGAGTCGGTCGATCCGGACGGCATCTGCGCCACGGCGGTCGACCCGCGCCGCATCCTCGGCTGCGTCGTCTATCCCGCGACCACGATGGTGGCGCCGGGCGTCATCAAGCACATCGAAGGCAACCGCTTCCCGCTCGGCGAGCTCGACGGCACCGAGAGCGAGCGCGTCCAATCGATCACGCAGGTGTTCGTCGAGGCGGGACTGAAATCGCCCGTGCTGACCGACATCCGCTCGGAGATCTGGCTCAAGCTGTGGGGCAATCTCTCGTTCAACCCGATCAGCGCGCTGACGCACTCGACGCTGGTCGACCTCTGCCAGCACCCGCTCGCCCGCGAGCTCGCGCGCAACATGATGCTCGAAGCGCAGGCGGTGGCCGAGAAGCTCGGCCGCACGCTGCGCGTGACGGTCGACCGCCGCATCGAAGGCGCGGAGCGCGTCGGCAAGCACAAGACGTCGATGCTGCAGGACGTCGAAGCGGGCCGCGATCCGGAGATCGATCCGCTCGTCGGCTCGGTGATCGAGCTCGGCCGCCTCGTCGGCGTGCCGACGCCGAACATCAGCGCGGTCTACGCGTGCGTGAAGCTGCTGTCGTCGACGATGTCGGCGGGGAAGGGCGCGGTGCGTCTCGCGCCGCTCGCTCGAGCAGCGTAAGCACGCGGCTCGTCATTCCCGCGAAAGCGTCCGCCGTCATTCCCGCGAAGGCAGCCGCCGTCATTCCCGCGAAGGCGGCCGCCGTCATTCCCGCGAAGGCAGCCGCCGTCATTCCCGCGAAGGCAGCCGCCGTCATTCCCGCGAAGGCAGCCGCCGTCATTCCCGCGAAGGCGGGAATCCATTTTGAACCGTCAAAGGTCAAAATGGATTCCCGATCATTTCGCGCTCGCGCGCGGTCGGGAATGACGGTTTCCTAAACGTCCCCGGCTTCGAGACGCTTGCGGATCTCCGCAAGCTCCTTGCGCCGCTTCGCGTCGACCTTCGGATAGCTCATCGGGATCGCCTCCAGCGCTTCGATGAGGATCTTCGACACGATGAGCCGCGCATTGTGCTTGTCGTCGGCGGGGACGACATACCACGGCGCGTGCTTGACGCTCGTCTCGCCGAGGCACGCCTCGTACGCTTTCATGTAGTCGTCCCAGTACGCCCGCTCGGTCAGATCGCCCTCGTTGAATTTCCAGTTCTTGTCGGCCTCGTCGAGGCGCGCGAGGAAGCGCTCTCTCTGCTCCTCCTTCGACAGGTGCAGGAAGATCTTCACGATGCGCGTGCCGCCGGCGTAGAGGTGCTTCTCGAAGTCGCGGATCGAGCGATAGCGCTTGCTCCAGACGTCCTTGCCGTCGGCTTCCTTCGGCAGCGACTGCGCCT
This genomic window contains:
- a CDS encoding ADP-polyphosphate phosphotransferase is translated as MKIKTGDYRVKRGDKVDLSKWPTKVKKYYGSEDDYEKQLAEHVGKLSELQPVLYADHRYALLVMFQAMDAAGKDGAIKHVMSGVNPQGCVVYSFKHPGPEALKHDFLWQASQQLPGRGHIGIFNRSYYEEVLIVRVHRELLEAQSLPKEADGKDVWSKRYRSIRDFEKHLYAGGTRIVKIFLHLSKEEQRERFLARLDEADKNWKFNEGDLTERAYWDDYMKAYEACLGETSVKHAPWYVVPADDKHNARLIVSKILIEALEAIPMSYPKVDAKRRKELAEIRKRLEAGDV
- a CDS encoding 2-dehydropantoate 2-reductase gives rise to the protein MRICVVGAGAIGGYLAVLFAKAGHEVTVIARGVHLAAIRENGLTLLDHDGSQIGCERVKATSRIAEAGVQDLVLLTVKAHQVAPIADDLASLFHDETVVIPMQNGIPFWYFQRHGGELEGTTVESVDPDGICATAVDPRRILGCVVYPATTMVAPGVIKHIEGNRFPLGELDGTESERVQSITQVFVEAGLKSPVLTDIRSEIWLKLWGNLSFNPISALTHSTLVDLCQHPLARELARNMMLEAQAVAEKLGRTLRVTVDRRIEGAERVGKHKTSMLQDVEAGRDPEIDPLVGSVIELGRLVGVPTPNISAVYACVKLLSSTMSAGKGAVRLAPLARAA